ACACAAGGTTATGCAGCAGAAATAAACTCCTACATTGATAGTGATGAATACATTAGGAGTTTTGGCGACCATATCGTACCCTATGCCCGTGGTAATCGCACCCAAGTTGGTGTTAAAAATGTTACTTTTAACCGTACTTTTAGCTTAATGCGGGGATTTGCTGCCAACGATCTGGGCAAATCAGCAAAATTGATTAGCGATATTGGTGCTAACCTCGCAACCAAAATTGTTACCCCATCTGGGGGTTCTGGTGCTGCTAGCAATACAGGTAAGAGATTCCGCATCTCGGTCTCTAGAGCCAATTTTGGTGTTCGGGTAACTAAAAGTGTCGCCACCTTTGAAGTTGGATACAACCAGCTAGCTCAAAAAATTCAGAGTATCCAAAAAACAGGAGGCAAAATTATTAGTATTGCGGAAATAGCTTAACGCTGCCAATGGAGAATTTCCTAACCTTTAACTTTGGGTAAATTGGGACATTCTCCAATCTAAAAGCAAATAGCTAACAAGGGAAACCAAAGAGTTGATGGATATTACAAAGTTTGTTGCAAATTCTATAGGTCATTGGCGATCGCAACGCAGTGCCCATCATTTAGCATTCGGTCACTTTGAAGCCGTACAGTCTGAGATAGATATCATTGCGCTCCCAGATGACGATCCGGAAGTGATTGAATTGTGTAAAACCTATAACATCGATCCTCAGACAGCGGTTTCCCCATTTCGGATGAGTTGGGAAGGTCAATCAGACTGGGACGACAATGAAATTAAAGGTACTTGTGTCCTGGTTCCGATTCCCGATCCAACTCATCCCAATCGCGGCAAACTCCTGCGCGATCGCGGCTATGCAGAAACAATGGCGGCCGCTGGCGACTATCACTTGACGGAAGACGGCACATTCGTGCTAGTCACCGCCTACGATCGCGCCGCCGCCGAAGAAAAAATCTGGTTTGCTAATCCTAATGTTCGTTGTCGGGTTTCCCTAATTAAAACTAGTGCTGGTTCAGGAGTTGTCACTGCCTCATTTTCTTCCGAAATCCGCCAAAGCGTTCGCAGTTAAACTACATCCAACAATGCCGCACTAGGCATTTCTAGTCATATATATACAACGTCAGATCGTGCAGTTTAAAGATGAACTGAGCGCGTCAGCTTTGCTATGTCATTTTTCATTTGTTAATAGATACTTTCGCCATAGATTAATGTCATCATTTTGAATTTTGATTCTTGTATTATTTATTTATCCTCATCTACTTATGACCTCTTCACTACCAAATATTTGCCAAACTGGATCGCATAATTTAATTACCTTAGCTCGGTGGATGGCAGGTGATTTTAGCAATTATCAACAGGCATTTAAAAATCCTAAAGAATACGCTCATATTCACGTTTTCTTTCGTCCATTACCGTTTGAATTTTTCTCAGGAATTGGGCTTTATTCAGAACAGGTTTATGACTATGATTTGTGGCGACCTTATCGACAAGGAGTGCATCGCTTAGTAGATCGGGGGGACGAGATTTATATCGAAAATTACAGTTTAAAAAATGCCCTTCTTTATGCTGGTGCAGCCCGTGAGTTAAGCATTCTCAGAACCATCACCCCAGATTGCATCGAACGCCGATATCACTGCTCAATGATTTTCAAACGAGAAGGAGATAGATTTATCGGCGGTGTTGAACCTGGAAACTTGTGCTTGATTGAAAAAAATGGCTGCCAGACTTATCTCCATAGTTACGTTGAAATCACACAAAATACTTGGGTCAGCCTCGATCGAGGGCTAGATGTAAATACACACGAGCAGGTTTGGGGGTCTGCCTTTGGGCCTTTGCAGTTTGAAAAGCGGGAGAGTTTTGCCCATGAAGTCCCAAACATCCTATGATCTTTCCCTGCCTAATCTGGCTGTTAAAGCAAATATGCTACCCCCAGAAGCGCAGAAAAAAATGCAGTGCTGGATTCGCAGCAGGCATTTAATTTGTTCGGGTAATTTCTTCGTTTTTGAAACTGTAGACTATAGTGCTATTGAGCGTTTTTCCCAATGTGTGGGAGCGTTAGGAGGTACTGTAATTTCGGTCGATCCAATTGACAAAATTTGGATGGGCGCTCATCGGCAAGTAATTCTGTATCAAGCAAGAGCCAGTTTACATACACCCTGCCACAATTTGAAACAATATTGGCTAAAATACGGAGGCTTTCGCAGCCGATTTGATGAGCAAGTGTAAAGTAATTCACTTGACATCAAATCTCAATGAGGTTGAGTAATGATTTTACCGAGAATATTTTTTGAAAAAATCGGGGATCTGAACAATCGTAAGTAATATTCCATTTTGACCAAGAAGCGATGTCTTCTCCTGTCGGAAAACACACTTGTTAAATGTTCCATTCAGATATACCTTGTTTAGCAAAAGGTACAAAATTATTCCCAAAAACCGATCGTGACAAATAAACTTGCAGGAAAGGTTGCATTGATTACGGGTGGCTCGCGCGGTCTAGGAGCAGCCATTGTCAAACGTCTTGCCCATGATGGTGCTGCCGTTGCTTTCACCTACACCAGTTCGCAGCAAAAAGCCGATGAGATTGTACGTGGCATTGAATCAGCAGGTGGCAAAGCCTTAGCTATCCAAGCTGACAGTGCAGATGTGGCAGCAGTGAAAAATGCCGTCACCGAGACAGTGAAAGCCTTTGGTCGCCTCGACATCCTTGTGAACAATGCTGGAACTGCCATCTTAGCTCCAATAGACGAGTTTTCCTTGGATGATTTCGATCGGCTAGTTGCAATTAACATTAAAGGCGTCTTTGTCGCCAGCCAAGAGGCTGTTCGCCACATGGGCGTGGGCGGACGCATCATCACAATCGGTAGTGTTAACAGCGAGTCTGTTCCCTTTCCTGGCGCTTCTGTCTACGCCTTAACTAAGGGTGCAGTTGCCAGTTTTACCCGCGGTCTGGCCCGCGATCTCGGCCCGCGCGGGATTACAGTCAACAACATTCAGCCCGGCCCCATCGACACCGATTTGAACCCGGCAGATGGCTCCTTTGCCGAAACACTTAAACAACTGGTCGCTCTCGGTCGCTATGGAAAGACTGATGAGGTGGCTGGCATGGTTTCCTATCTCGCTAGTGATGAGGCGGGTTTCATCACTGGTGCCAGCCTGAATATTGATGGCGGCTTCACTGCTTAGAGCCTATTGCGAAGCTGTAGGCGATCGCTCCATGTTGTAAGCTGGAGCGATCGGTTTATTAGCCAACTCTGGCAAGTCTACATCTGCTAGCAATTTTTGCCAATCAGCTTGGAAGGTTGCTGTTTGTGGATGGCGACGGCGCAGTTGTACTAAGAGAGTGAGAGCGTTCAGATGCGATTTTCCGCATAGAAAATCACTCGCTATCGCTCAGATGATTGTTGCATTGCCAGAGCGTTATTCAATAGCCCTTCCTCCTACGAGACTGTTTTTCGTTGTGTTGGTATTATTTTTCTCCTCGCTGAAACTTCATTGTCATTTCTAGGCGAGATAATGCACTAGTGGCGGACTCGCGCACATAGGAATCGGTTGATTCATTCTCAATTAATGATTGTAAAACTTCCACACCTCGGCGATCGCCAATCGAGCCAAGGGCATTCACAATCGAGATTCCTAGCGCTGGGTTGTCTGTAGTTTGCAATGCTTCAATCAAAACATCGACAACGGGAGAACCAATTTCACCCAGCGCCATCACAGCAGCAATATGCACAACGGGATTGGGATCGTTGAGAGCAGTTTTTAAACCCTGTACGCCTTCAGCAGCAAAGGGAACATCTGGATGATTAATGGCGACTTGCGCTAGTGCTTTGGCTGCACTGCCGCGAACTGTGACATTATCACTATTCAGTAAGGCTTCTACTAGGGGTGTGACTGCATCAGGGCCGATCGCGCCTAAAGCTTTAACGGCGGCTCGTCTATAGGTGGTATCCTCTTCATCAAGAATACTCATCAAGCGAGGAATAGTTGTTTCATCGGGATTTTCAGCCAATTCCCACATTGCACGATCGCGGAGGTGGGGATTGGGGTGTTTGAGTTGTTGGAATAGTTCTTCTGTTGTCGGCATTTTTTTGAATTAAAAGATAATTAACAAACAGGATGATATTGATTTACGAAGGAGGAATCAGATCTAAACGCATTTCATTACTTTCCCTAAATCCCAAATTACTATAAAGTGGTTTCCCAGAAGGCGAGGCGTGAAGAATCGCACTGGTGCAATTGAGAGATTGGAGATGAGCGATCGCCATTTGAGTTAAGCGTTTGGCGATTCCTTGTTGACGATATGCTTCCTCAACATAAACTCCCCAAATATACCCATATTTTCTTTGTTGTTCGGCGAGAACATGAGGATACAATCCGGCAAATAGTTGACAGCCTACAGAACCCACAATTTCTGAGTTGATTTCGGCGATAAAAGCTTTATAAGCTAGTGTCTGACGTGCAAGATCGATAAATGCCAAAGTTGTCTCTAGCCAATTAACTTGCATGGATGCTTCCGGAACGCCATTGTCGCGCCATAACTGGAAAAAATGACGGGCAATGGTTGTATCATCATCTATATTGGCTTCTCGAAAGCGGATAGCATCCATAGTTGGGGATTTTCACAAGAGCAAAATTAGGCTGTGATTTCTTGATTTTTTAGGGTGCTTGAGGCTTTGGCGGCAATTAACCAATCACTATCTTGTGTTGCTTGTTCGTGTTTGCTGATGTCACCCAGTTTTTCTAGTGCCATCAATGCTGCATACTTCAAATCCCAGATTTTGGTTTCTAGACAAGTTTTCAGTTCGGGAATGGCTTTTGGATCTCCGAGTTCGCCAAGTGCGATCGCAGCTGCTGCCCGCGATTTTTGAAACTGTGGTTGTTTGTTATGCAAGCCTTCAACTATTAAATCGTAAGCTGGAGCGTGTTTCAACCAACCGAACAACTTGATGACATGAAAGTGGGCACCATAATCATTATTTGCTTCTGCGGCGTAAGTAGCAAATAGAGCCTCAGGAGC
The genomic region above belongs to Calothrix sp. NIES-2098 and contains:
- the cpeE gene encoding phycoerythrin-associated linker protein CpeE produces the protein MALWIEAESVELRPNATEDDLQAAIAAVYRQVLGNAHIFESQRLTSAESQLRHGDITVAGFVRAVAQSDLYRSLFFETSSPYRFIELNFKHLLGRAPQDQAEIAAHVQIYNTQGYAAEINSYIDSDEYIRSFGDHIVPYARGNRTQVGVKNVTFNRTFSLMRGFAANDLGKSAKLISDIGANLATKIVTPSGGSGAASNTGKRFRISVSRANFGVRVTKSVATFEVGYNQLAQKIQSIQKTGGKIISIAEIA
- a CDS encoding putative phycoerythrin-associated linker protein, CpeS; this translates as MDITKFVANSIGHWRSQRSAHHLAFGHFEAVQSEIDIIALPDDDPEVIELCKTYNIDPQTAVSPFRMSWEGQSDWDDNEIKGTCVLVPIPDPTHPNRGKLLRDRGYAETMAAAGDYHLTEDGTFVLVTAYDRAAAEEKIWFANPNVRCRVSLIKTSAGSGVVTASFSSEIRQSVRS
- a CDS encoding CpeT protein — protein: MTSSLPNICQTGSHNLITLARWMAGDFSNYQQAFKNPKEYAHIHVFFRPLPFEFFSGIGLYSEQVYDYDLWRPYRQGVHRLVDRGDEIYIENYSLKNALLYAGAARELSILRTITPDCIERRYHCSMIFKREGDRFIGGVEPGNLCLIEKNGCQTYLHSYVEITQNTWVSLDRGLDVNTHEQVWGSAFGPLQFEKRESFAHEVPNIL
- a CDS encoding phycoerythrin-associated linker protein, CpeR, whose protein sequence is MKSQTSYDLSLPNLAVKANMLPPEAQKKMQCWIRSRHLICSGNFFVFETVDYSAIERFSQCVGALGGTVISVDPIDKIWMGAHRQVILYQARASLHTPCHNLKQYWLKYGGFRSRFDEQV
- a CDS encoding short-chain dehydrogenase/reductase SDR; this translates as MTNKLAGKVALITGGSRGLGAAIVKRLAHDGAAVAFTYTSSQQKADEIVRGIESAGGKALAIQADSADVAAVKNAVTETVKAFGRLDILVNNAGTAILAPIDEFSLDDFDRLVAINIKGVFVASQEAVRHMGVGGRIITIGSVNSESVPFPGASVYALTKGAVASFTRGLARDLGPRGITVNNIQPGPIDTDLNPADGSFAETLKQLVALGRYGKTDEVAGMVSYLASDEAGFITGASLNIDGGFTA
- a CDS encoding HEAT repeat-containing PBS lyase: MPTTEELFQQLKHPNPHLRDRAMWELAENPDETTIPRLMSILDEEDTTYRRAAVKALGAIGPDAVTPLVEALLNSDNVTVRGSAAKALAQVAINHPDVPFAAEGVQGLKTALNDPNPVVHIAAVMALGEIGSPVVDVLIEALQTTDNPALGISIVNALGSIGDRRGVEVLQSLIENESTDSYVRESATSALSRLEMTMKFQRGEK
- a CDS encoding putative acetyltransferase encodes the protein MDAIRFREANIDDDTTIARHFFQLWRDNGVPEASMQVNWLETTLAFIDLARQTLAYKAFIAEINSEIVGSVGCQLFAGLYPHVLAEQQRKYGYIWGVYVEEAYRQQGIAKRLTQMAIAHLQSLNCTSAILHASPSGKPLYSNLGFRESNEMRLDLIPPS